One Stenotrophomonas sp. SAU14A_NAIMI4_5 DNA segment encodes these proteins:
- a CDS encoding DUF4785 domain-containing protein: protein MKIHSTLLAAAVLAALAVAPVHAAQALRAAAAGDQVPASLVAAPLPADDSERVPLAFAWALDPAQPLQAPGAYAAVSRSYWQQVDAAELQRGLDLPLTAPDAVIQVSPGAGARALPADALQVRDAAGRTSVARSVDARQLQAAGMAVNDGSSMLRTGASSAVGAYRLQSAQAQGRYVVQVLEPNSPVRLEVQANQAQVLAGGSVQLQARLLEDGASTAKLATRRGSLGGEALLVAPDGRSWPQRLLRTTDGSLRAQVRIPAEASTVQGLWELQVFAQADGVLRDGKVAFAVAQPTARFSGQATPDAASRQVSLPLQVAAAGRYEARGTLYATGADGQLKPVAQAHAAAWFEGAGRGVLVLPFDQAALPAGFGAPYELRDLQLQDQSRMAPIESRALALRF, encoded by the coding sequence GGCCGCACTTGCTGTCGCGCCGGTGCATGCCGCGCAGGCGCTGCGTGCCGCCGCTGCCGGTGACCAGGTGCCCGCGTCACTGGTGGCCGCGCCGCTGCCGGCCGATGACAGCGAGCGTGTGCCGCTTGCCTTCGCCTGGGCGCTCGACCCGGCGCAGCCGCTGCAGGCACCAGGCGCCTACGCCGCGGTCAGCCGCAGCTACTGGCAGCAGGTCGACGCCGCCGAGCTGCAACGCGGCCTGGACCTGCCGCTGACCGCGCCGGATGCGGTGATCCAGGTCAGTCCGGGCGCCGGTGCCCGCGCGCTGCCCGCCGACGCCCTGCAGGTGCGCGATGCGGCCGGCCGCACCAGCGTGGCGCGCAGCGTCGATGCGCGGCAGCTGCAGGCCGCGGGCATGGCGGTGAACGATGGCAGCAGCATGCTGCGCACCGGTGCCAGCAGCGCAGTGGGCGCCTACCGGCTGCAGAGCGCGCAGGCGCAGGGCCGCTACGTGGTGCAGGTGCTGGAACCCAACAGCCCGGTGCGGCTGGAAGTTCAGGCCAATCAGGCGCAGGTACTGGCCGGCGGCAGCGTGCAGCTGCAGGCCCGCCTGCTGGAGGATGGTGCCAGCACCGCGAAGCTGGCCACGCGCCGCGGCAGCCTGGGCGGTGAAGCCCTGCTGGTGGCACCCGATGGCCGCAGCTGGCCGCAACGCCTGCTGCGCACCACCGATGGCAGCCTGCGCGCGCAGGTGCGCATTCCGGCAGAGGCCAGCACGGTGCAGGGCCTGTGGGAACTGCAGGTGTTTGCCCAGGCCGATGGCGTGCTGCGCGATGGCAAGGTTGCCTTCGCAGTGGCGCAGCCTACGGCACGCTTCAGCGGCCAGGCCACGCCCGATGCGGCCAGCCGCCAGGTGAGCCTGCCGCTGCAGGTGGCCGCCGCGGGCCGTTACGAGGCGCGCGGCACGCTGTACGCCACCGGCGCCGATGGCCAGTTGAAGCCGGTGGCACAGGCGCATGCGGCGGCGTGGTTCGAAGGTGCAGGCCGTGGCGTGCTGGTGCTGCCGTTCGACCAGGCCGCGCTGCCGGCCGGCTTCGGCGCACCGTATGAGCTGCGTGACCTGCAGCTGCAGGACCAGAGCCGGATGGCGCCGATCGAATCGCGCGCGTTGGCGCTGCGGTTCTGA
- a CDS encoding ATP-binding cassette domain-containing protein, which translates to MIELDHASVVRGQVKVLHGLSLRIAQGQHTALLGPNGCGKSTFIKLITRELYPLAQADGRVAVKVLGQNRWQVDRLRSQLGIVTGDLSSNLSDMPGLTVEQAVLSGFFASYVVPAFREVTADMRARVGETLAMTGALALRERAYAELSAGETRRVLIARALVNRPQALLLDEPSTGLDLVARQQLVATMRVLAQQGITLVLVTHHIEEVIPEIERVVLLRDGRVLADGTREELLRDEPLSAVFGGAISVVEQNGVLTAYAG; encoded by the coding sequence CTGATCGAACTGGACCACGCCAGCGTGGTCCGCGGACAGGTGAAGGTCCTGCACGGGCTCAGCCTGCGCATCGCCCAGGGCCAGCACACCGCGCTGCTGGGCCCGAACGGCTGCGGCAAATCGACCTTCATCAAGCTGATCACCCGCGAGCTGTACCCGCTGGCCCAGGCCGACGGGCGGGTTGCGGTGAAGGTGCTGGGGCAGAACCGCTGGCAGGTTGATCGGCTGCGCTCGCAGCTGGGCATCGTCACCGGCGACCTCAGCAGCAACCTGTCCGATATGCCGGGCCTGACCGTGGAACAGGCCGTGCTGTCCGGCTTCTTCGCCAGCTATGTGGTGCCGGCGTTCCGCGAGGTGACGGCGGACATGCGGGCACGGGTGGGCGAGACGCTGGCGATGACCGGCGCGCTGGCCCTGCGCGAGCGTGCCTATGCCGAACTGTCGGCCGGCGAGACCCGCCGCGTGCTGATCGCCCGCGCCCTGGTCAACCGGCCGCAGGCGTTGCTGCTGGACGAGCCGTCGACCGGCCTGGACCTGGTGGCGCGCCAGCAGCTGGTGGCGACCATGCGCGTGCTGGCCCAGCAGGGCATCACCCTGGTGCTGGTCACCCACCATATCGAGGAAGTGATTCCCGAGATCGAGAGGGTGGTGCTGCTGCGCGATGGCCGCGTGCTGGCCGATGGCACCCGCGAGGAACTGCTGCGCGACGAGCCGCTGTCGGCGGTGTTTGGCGGTGCGATCAGCGTGGTGGAACAGAATGGGGTCTTGACCGCGTACGCGGGGTAA
- a CDS encoding fatty acid desaturase, producing the protein MPDALISLLTGGVLGLGGWAMLAVLLVFTQLTIFSVTLYLHRSQAHRGVDFHPAVAHVFRFWLWLTTSMITREWVAIHRKHHAKVETEDDPHSPVTRGIGKVFWHGVELYREARGMRADIDQYGRGTPDDAIERHLYTPRATLGPVLLLVINSVLFGLPGVALWAIQMAWIPFWAAGVVNGLGHWWGYRNYESADTSTNLTPWAFWIGGEELHNNHHAFPSSARFAMRRWEFDIGWSAIRLLQALRLAKVLRVAPAMDVRPNIAVPDAETLKALLSHRFQAMTDYQRNVFMPALREEATQAGAKLRRLLPRRLRRGLVNDGRWLQPDSRAQLSEWVAQRPRIRTLVEYRARLAALLEARGHDAAERLRHLQAWCHEAEESGIAALQAYAARLKGYTLVGA; encoded by the coding sequence ATGCCCGATGCCCTGATCTCCCTGCTCACCGGTGGCGTGCTCGGCCTGGGCGGCTGGGCCATGCTGGCGGTGCTGCTGGTATTCACCCAGCTCACCATCTTCTCGGTCACCTTGTACCTGCACCGCAGCCAGGCCCATCGCGGGGTCGATTTCCATCCGGCGGTCGCACATGTCTTCCGCTTCTGGCTGTGGCTGACCACCTCGATGATCACCCGCGAGTGGGTGGCCATCCACCGCAAGCACCACGCCAAGGTGGAAACCGAGGATGACCCGCACAGCCCGGTCACCCGCGGCATCGGCAAGGTGTTCTGGCATGGCGTGGAGCTGTACCGCGAAGCCCGCGGCATGCGTGCGGACATCGATCAGTACGGCCGCGGCACGCCGGACGATGCCATCGAGCGCCACCTCTACACCCCGCGCGCCACCCTTGGCCCGGTGCTGCTGCTGGTCATCAACAGCGTGCTGTTCGGCCTGCCCGGCGTGGCCCTGTGGGCGATCCAGATGGCCTGGATTCCGTTCTGGGCGGCGGGTGTGGTCAACGGCCTGGGTCACTGGTGGGGCTACCGCAACTACGAGTCGGCCGACACCTCCACCAACCTGACGCCGTGGGCGTTCTGGATCGGTGGCGAGGAACTGCACAACAACCACCATGCTTTCCCCAGCTCGGCGCGCTTTGCGATGCGCCGCTGGGAGTTCGACATCGGCTGGAGCGCGATCCGCCTGCTGCAGGCACTGCGCCTGGCCAAGGTGCTGCGGGTGGCGCCAGCCATGGACGTGCGCCCGAACATCGCCGTGCCCGATGCAGAGACCCTGAAGGCGCTGCTGTCGCACCGCTTCCAGGCAATGACCGATTACCAGCGCAACGTGTTCATGCCGGCCCTGCGCGAAGAAGCCACCCAGGCCGGGGCCAAGCTGCGCCGCCTGCTGCCGCGCCGCCTGCGCCGGGGCCTGGTCAACGATGGCCGCTGGCTGCAGCCGGACAGCCGTGCCCAGCTCAGCGAATGGGTCGCGCAGCGCCCGCGCATCCGCACCCTGGTGGAGTACCGCGCGCGCCTGGCCGCGCTGCTGGAAGCCCGCGGCCATGATGCCGCCGAGCGCCTGCGCCACCTCCAGGCGTGGTGCCACGAGGCCGAGGAAAGCGGCATTGCCGCCCTGCAGGCCTACGCCGCGCGGTTGAAGGGCTACACCCTGGTGGGCGCATGA
- a CDS encoding EF-hand domain-containing protein — MRELLVPLLCLLPLVASAQVADTATYLQRMDSDGDGKVSEAEYVQWMLYAFDHMDRNGDGVLTADELPGGKGRPITREQQRQVIVQRFHKQDANGDGYLDARELSAPPR; from the coding sequence ATGAGGGAGCTGCTGGTTCCGCTGCTGTGCCTGCTGCCGCTGGTCGCCTCCGCGCAGGTCGCCGACACCGCCACTTACCTGCAGCGCATGGACAGCGACGGCGACGGCAAGGTCAGCGAAGCCGAGTACGTGCAGTGGATGCTGTATGCCTTCGACCACATGGACCGCAACGGCGACGGCGTGCTGACCGCCGACGAACTGCCGGGTGGCAAGGGCAGGCCGATCACCCGCGAACAGCAGCGCCAGGTGATCGTGCAGCGCTTCCACAAGCAGGATGCCAACGGCGATGGCTACCTGGATGCACGTGAACTTTCTGCGCCGCCACGCTGA
- the mutM gene encoding bifunctional DNA-formamidopyrimidine glycosylase/DNA-(apurinic or apyrimidinic site) lyase gives MPELPEVETTRRGLAPHLEGRRVHGVILRRADLRWPIPPEVADLLPGQRIDAVRRRAKYLLLDTAVGSAVLHLGMSGSLRVLPGDTPLRTHDHVDISLDNGRLLRFNDPRRFGSLLWQPAGEVHPLLQGLGPEPLDEAFDGDYLFERGRGRSAPVKTFLMDQAVVVGVGNIYAAESLFKAGISPLREAGKVSRERYRRLAREVKDTLGYAITRGGTTLRDFISPDGAPGYFEQELLVYGRDGLPCPQCGRPLKHAMIGQRASVWCSRCQR, from the coding sequence ATGCCTGAACTGCCCGAAGTAGAAACCACCCGCCGCGGCCTGGCGCCGCATCTGGAAGGCCGCCGCGTCCATGGCGTGATCCTGCGCCGCGCCGACCTGCGCTGGCCGATTCCGCCGGAGGTGGCCGATCTGCTGCCGGGGCAGCGCATCGACGCGGTGCGCCGGCGGGCCAAGTACCTGCTGCTGGACACCGCCGTGGGCAGCGCCGTGCTGCACCTGGGCATGTCCGGCAGCCTGCGCGTGCTGCCCGGCGACACCCCGCTGCGCACCCACGACCACGTGGACATCAGCCTGGACAACGGCCGCCTGCTGCGTTTCAACGACCCGCGCCGCTTTGGCAGCCTGCTCTGGCAGCCGGCCGGTGAGGTGCATCCGCTGCTGCAGGGGCTGGGCCCGGAGCCGCTGGACGAGGCCTTCGACGGCGATTACCTGTTCGAGCGCGGCCGGGGCCGCAGCGCCCCGGTGAAGACCTTCCTGATGGACCAGGCGGTGGTGGTCGGGGTGGGCAACATCTACGCCGCCGAAAGCCTGTTCAAGGCCGGCATCAGTCCGCTGCGTGAAGCCGGCAAGGTCTCGCGCGAACGCTATCGTCGGCTGGCCCGCGAAGTGAAGGACACCCTCGGCTATGCCATCACCCGCGGTGGCACCACCCTGCGTGATTTCATCAGCCCCGATGGTGCTCCGGGCTACTTCGAGCAGGAACTGCTGGTCTATGGCCGCGACGGCCTGCCGTGCCCGCAGTGCGGTCGCCCCCTCAAGCACGCGATGATCGGCCAGCGCGCCAGCGTGTGGTGCAGCCGCTGCCAGCGCTGA
- a CDS encoding ECF-type sigma factor translates to MDEGPDITVWLDAARGGDRTALDRVLTTLYQELHGMARRQLAGQQGRTLDATSLVHESYLKLLGSRGAARFEDRAHFFAYAASAMRSVVVDYARNRLARKRGGDLKRVAEIPENSSSGVRLDEDLLALDVALERLQAVDAHLARVVELRYFAGLSEQEIAELSQRSERSIRRDWQKARLFLLAAMRGD, encoded by the coding sequence ATGGACGAAGGACCGGATATCACCGTCTGGCTGGACGCCGCGCGCGGCGGTGACCGCACGGCGCTGGACCGCGTGCTGACCACGCTGTACCAGGAGCTGCACGGAATGGCCCGGCGCCAGTTGGCCGGCCAGCAGGGACGTACCCTGGACGCCACCTCGCTGGTGCACGAGTCCTACCTGAAACTGCTCGGCAGCCGCGGCGCGGCGCGCTTCGAGGACCGCGCGCATTTCTTCGCCTATGCCGCCTCGGCCATGCGCAGCGTGGTGGTCGACTACGCGCGCAACCGGCTGGCGCGCAAGCGCGGCGGGGACCTGAAACGGGTGGCCGAGATTCCCGAGAACAGCAGCAGCGGCGTGCGCCTGGACGAGGACCTGCTGGCCCTGGACGTGGCCCTGGAGCGCCTGCAGGCGGTCGATGCGCACCTGGCACGGGTGGTCGAGCTGCGCTATTTCGCGGGCCTGTCCGAACAGGAGATCGCCGAACTCAGCCAGCGCTCGGAGCGCAGCATCCGCCGCGACTGGCAGAAGGCGCGGCTGTTCCTGCTGGCGGCGATGCGCGGCGACTGA